Genomic DNA from SAR202 cluster bacterium:
TCCTCACACTGGCAATCGGCGTTCTGGCACTGATGCTCGTGCGTGAGCCGCCAATAGAGCTTCATCACGGGACGGACTCGCCCGAGACCGGGAAGGCCAGAAAGACGCCGTCACCGATTCCAGGCATGCCGCTAAGCCAGGCGGTGCGGACCTTCTCGTTCTGGGGCGTTTCCGCCGGCGTGACCGCCAGCGCGTTCACGGCCGCCGCGGTAGTGCCGAACATCGGCGCGCACCTGGCCGACTCCGGCTTCTCGTCCGGTCTGATCCCCTTATCCCTCAGCGTCCTTGCGGCTGCGGGAATGTGCGCCAAGCCGCTCTTCGGCTTTCTTGCCGAGAGGCTGACCGCCCGCCGGGCATTCATGACCAGCCTGACAGGGCAGATGACGTTTGTTGCTCTGATGGCGCTGTTTCATCACCCCGCCGGGCTCTGGCTTTCGCTAGTATTGTTCGGCCTGTCCATGGGGGCGCATAGCGCACTGGTCCCACTGCTTGTTCAGCAGAGTTTCGGAGTACGGCACTTTGGGAGCGTTGCCGGGATGGTGAACCTGTTCACGGTGGTGCCGTTTGCCGGCGGGCCAATCCTGGCAGGCGCGGCCTTCGACCTCACCAGCAGTTATGCGCCTGCCTTCATTCTGTTTGCAGGGATGTATGGTTTGGGTATACTGGCGCTTACGCGCGTGAATCAGCTCAAGGAGTTGGAAGCCGATGGACTTCGATTTAAGGCCGGTTAAGGCTGATGAGATGGAGCGGTGGGCAACTGCCCGCTCGCGTGGCTTCGGCCAACAGCTCGACCGTGCTGACTTTGAGGTCCGCAGAAGCATCTACGACCTCTCCCGAACGGTGGGCGTGTTTGACGGCGAAGAAGTTGTGGGCACTTCGTACTCTTCCGCGTGGCGTATCAACGTTCCGGGCGGAAGCCTCCCGGTCGCCGGAATTGTCGCGGTCACTGTGCAGCCGACCCACAGGCGCCGCGGCATCCTGACAAACATGATGTCCCACCAGCTCGCCGACGTTCACCGCCGGGGGGAGCCGATCGCGGCGTTGTACGCCTCCGAGAGCATCATCTACGGGAGATTTGGATTCGGAATGAGCGTAATGCACGAGAGCTGGTCAATAGAGCGCGTTCACTCGGCTTTGGCAATGCCGGCGCGGCAGTCCGGCCGTGTTCGATTTGTCACAGTTGAGGAGATGCGCAAAACGTTTCCGGATATCCAGGCGCGCGCGCTCAAGGACCGGCCCGGAGCTATCCTCCGGCCGGAGTGGGACTGGGACCGGCGGGTCAGGTGGGCGGCAGAGCCCCCTCCAGGCTTCGTGTCCCCGTTCTATGCGATCTACGAAGCGTCCGGCGCTGCCCAGGGGTATGTGAGCTACATGATTGACAAGGGAGATCTCACCGTTGTGGAGCTCATGTCGGTCACGGACGAGGCGCACGCAGCGCTGTGGAGCTTTGTGTTCGGCGTCGACCTGGTCAATGTCATTAGGGTACAGAAGCGACCTGTGGACGACCCTCTCCAGTGGATGCTCGCCGACCCTCGCTCCCTGCGGCGAACTCCGCACGATGGCGCGATGGGCGCGATGTGGACACGCATTGTGGACGTACCCGCAGCGCTCTCCGGACGCATTTACCTTCGCGAGGGCCGTCTGGTCCTCGAAGTCCACGACCCTTTCTGCCCATGGAACAACGCGCGGTTCGCTCTCGAGGCAGGCCCGGATGGGGCCGCCTGCTCACAGACTGCAGAGGCGGCCGACCTGACCTTGTCGGCCGCGGACCTCGGCGCTGCCTACCTTGGCGGAGTCACCTTTTCCACGCTTTCACACGCCGGTCGGATTGAGGGGCGAACGCCTGGCGCTCTCCGCAGAGCAGATGCTATGTTCGCCTGGGACCTACAGCCGTGGTGCCCCTTCAGCTACTGATACGTACGCAAATCACCCCTATATATTTCCAGAGACGCACTATGTAGAATGTCTGCGAATCCCTTCCGCAGACTTATTACCCGCTCCAAGCACCAGACTTCCTTATTCTGAATATACTATTTGAGGACTCAAACCATGCCACAGCCTGACGGCAACGGTACGATCAATCTGGCGACATGCCAGTTCCCTGTCAGTGACGATATTGCTCGCAATTCACGCTACGTTCAGGACCAGATAGCCCGCGCCAGGAAATCCGGAGCCAAAGTTGTCCATTTCTCGGAGTGTGCGCTATCGGGCTACGCGGGCGTTGAGTACGACAGCGCAGACAAGATAGATTGGGCACTTCTGGAGCAGGAGATGCCCAAAGTCTGCAAAGCGGCCAAGAAGCACAAGGTGTGGGTGGCCCTGGGGAGCTCCCACCGTCTCTCGCCGGGAAACAAGCCGCACAACAGCGTTTATGTAATCACTCCTGAAGGAGAGATTTACGATCGCTACGACAAGCGCTTCTGCACCGCCGGCGACCTCAACCACTACACCTCGGGCGACCATTTCGTGTGCTTCGAGGTCAACGGGGTCAAACTGGGCGTCCTGATTTGCTACGATGTGCGGTTCCCTGAGCTTTACCGGGAGTACAAGAAGATCGGAGTTCAGGTCGTTCTGCACTCGTTCTACAACGCCCGTGCAGAGAAGAAGAACATCCACACGACTATCATGCGGCCCACACTGCAGTCGCACGCCGGCATTAACGCGATGTACATCAGCGCGCCCAACGCGTGCGGCTTTTACCAGAGCTGGCCGAGCGTGTTCATCACCCCTGACGGCGTCATAGCAAAGTCCCTGCGCCAGCACCAGGCAGGCGTGATGATGAACAAGATCGACCTGGCGCAGAAGTTCTATGACGCGTCTGAGCCGTTCCGAGACAAGGCCATGAATCACATCCTCAACAGTGGCGACCTCGTTGACGACGCCCGCAGCAGAGACCGCGAGTCGGCTTGAAGCCCAGGAGCGAACGCCCTTTCGTTTTGGCACTTGACCCACGCGTAGAATAGGTATTGATTAGGTCCGGGTTTCATTTCATTGATTGGAGGGCTGTGTGAGGCTGTTCATCAAGCTGGCAGTTTTGGCAGTCGTCGCTGTGGTTCTCCTGGTTGTGGTGGCAGGCGTTTACGTCGCCGGAGCCACCGGGCTGATACCCCCTCTTAAGGGCGCCTTCGGCAGCGAAGGCAAGCCGGTATCTGCGGAACAGGTCGCACGGGGCCGCGCAGTCGAGTCCAAGATCACTTCCGCCGTTGAAGGTTCGTCCGCTTTCCACCTTGAGCTCACCGATGAGGAGCTCACTGACCTGCTGATGAGCAGGATCGATCCGACCAAAGAGGTCCGCGATGCGAAGGTGAACATTCATGATCACGAGGTGGCGTTCTCCGGCAACCTCAACGGCCGTATCCCAATCCCGTTCTCCGGCGCGGTGGACATCGTTCTCGAGGATGGCTTCGTCCAGTTGGAAGTGAAGCGCGTTTCCATGACCGCCCTACCCCTCCCGGGCGCTGCCAAGACAGAGATCCAATCTGTCGTCGACGACGTGCTGGATGTAAACGAGTCACTCAGGCAGGCCGGCGCGACAGGGATCCAGCAGGTGGAAAAGGACGAGGGTAGGATCACGATAGTGGGCCTGAAGCAGGGCAACGTCAGCGTGTCCGACGGAGTGAAGAAGTCCATCCAGGACGCTGCGAACCGATCCGGGGCGTCCGGCCGGCCCGCGCCCCTGGCCCCCGGCGGGGACATGGTCCCTCCGGGAACAGCCGCGACCAAGAGCGGCGCAGAAGTCTACCTGGCGCTCGGAGACTCCCTCGCGGCTAACGTCGGCGTCACTAACCCGAACGATGGGTACGTTTCCCGATTCCACGCGTACCTTGAAAGGAAGACCGGCCGGTCCCTTGCCCTGACTAACCTCGGTGTCTCGGGCGAGAGCTCCGTTTCATTCAAGCAGACTCAGCTCGGCAGGGCGCTCCAGGAACTCCGCCAGCGCCGTGACGACGGCGACGCTTCGACGGGAGTCAGCGTCGTCACGCTGGACCTCGGCGCGAACGATCTGCTAAGCCACCTTGCCACCGAGGACTGCCAGAACGACCCTCGCGGCGCCGCGTGCCAGGCGCGCGTGACCGCCGCCATCGCCACATACGAGACCAACTTCCGGGACATCGTCTCCGAGGTGGCCGCCAACATGGAGTCCGGCAGCAGGCTGTACATTATGACTATTTACAATCCATTCGACTTCGGCATTGGCCTGCCGTTCGAGGCTTTCTCGAACGAGACGGTGGAGCGGCTCAACACCATCATCAAGTCCGCTGCACAGGCTAATAACGCCAGGGTCGCGGACGCCTATCCCCTCATGAAGGTTAACGCCGGCGCGTGGACGCACATGCTGGAGGGTGATATTCACCCCACGGCGACCGGCTTCCAGGTGCTGGCGTATTCGCTGGCGCAGGCGGAGCAACAGTAGCTAACTAACGATGGGCGTTCTCTGAGGATGCCTGTCGGAGGCACAATGCCGCTGGCGGCCACGGCCCACGGGACCTGTTCCCGTGGGCCGTGGCTTTGTGGTCAACTATGCAGGCAATCCACAAAAGGGGTGAGCCTTTGGACGCTTCAGACATCCGCCGGATCACGGTTGTGGGCGCCGGGCTCATGGGACATGGCATCGCGCTGGAGTTCGCCCTCCGCGGATACCAGGTTACTTTGAACGCCCGCACCGATGAGAGCCTCACGAAGGCGATGGAACAGGTGCGGAAGAGCCTGGCGCGCATGGTGTCTTTGGGTATGGCGACCGATGACCAGTCGCGCAAGGCGGCGATGTCTATGGACACACACTCGAACCTCGCGCTCGCGGTCGCAGACGCCGACCTGGTGATCGAGTCGGTCGTCGAGGACCTGGCGATCAAGCGGCACGTCTTCCGGCAGCTTGACGGCCTGTGCCCTGCCCGCACGATCCTCGCGTCCAACTCTTCCGCGATTATGCCATCTGCGCTCGCGCAGGCTACGGGCCGCCCGGAAAAAGTTATCGACACCCACTACATTAACCCGCCTTACCTGGTGCCGCTAGTTGAAGTTGTTCGTGGGCCGGACACCTCCGACGAGACAGCCGACGCTGTAATGAGCTTTCTCAGGGAGATCGGCAAGAGGCCCATTCTCATCGAGCGCGAGGTCCCGGGTTTCGTCGCGAGCCGCCTGCAGGCCGCTCTCCTGCGTGAGGCGCTGTGGCTGGTGCAAAACGGCGTGGCATCTGCCGCGGACGTGGACCGGGCTATCAAGGACAGCCTGGGTCGCAGGTGGGCCGTCGCGGGCGTGTTCGAGGTGCTTGAGCTGGCCGGGTGGGACCTTCTGGCCGCAATCGCCGCCAACCTCTTCCCTCACCTGGCGGACGACAAGGAGGTCCCGGACGTGCTCGCCGACAAGGTCGACAATGACGAGCTGGGCGTCAAGACCGGCCAGGGCTTCTACAAGTGGACGCCAGAGTCGGCAGAGGCCCTCAGGCAGCGCATAGCCTACGCGCTGACAGAGATATAGCGTTGAGAAAAGTAGCCCCTTACCCTATCTGGTCCAGCACCTTCCTTGACAGCATCATCTTGACCGGGCTGATCGGGCGGAAGGTGCGGGAGATGCGGACGTCTCCGGCCATGCTCATCAGCGTGTACGCCTCGTAGGGCTTCATCTTCTTCTCATCGATCAGGAACTTGACCATGCCGTGCACGGCCTCCTTCATCGCCGGGGCGAGCTCCTCGCCGTAGGAAAGAATAACGAAGTGCTCGGGTGTGAGGGCACGCGTCGTCGTCAGGTTCATCCCCTTTTCGACCGATACGCGGATATGGGTCTCCGAGGAGCACTCGGCCCCCGTGCCGCCGACCGCGCCGTCGCCAATGACAGCGTGGCAGTCCCCCATTGTCAGCATCCCGCCAGGGACGAATACAGGAACCCAGAAGGTCGAGCCGGCGACCAGTTCCTTCATATCCACATCGCCGCCGTATGGGCCGCTGTCGCTCGCGGTCGTCTGCCGGTAGGTCGGGGTATTCGCGACGAATCCCATTGAAGGCATCATCTTCACCCGGATGCCGTTGGGCAGGACAACGTGGTCGCCATCGAGCGCCATCGTTGTGGGGTAACCCTTGTCGAACATCTCGGTGAGGAAGCCGCGGCCGGGCATGACCATGTGCGCGGCGTCGAAGACCGGCTTAATGCTCAGGAACTCGACCTTCAGCGCGTCTCCCGGCTCAGCGCCCTCGACGTAGATCGGCCCGGTGGCGGGCGCGACGAACGGCTTCGCCTGGATTGCAGCGACATCGCGGGTGCCCTCGAACGCGTCCCACGTCTCGACAATCAACTCCTCGCCGGACTTGACCTTGATCGCAGGCGGATTGTTAGGGTCGAGGAAGTAGACTTTCTTGTCGCGCGTTAGTCGCTTCATGTGGGTCCTCCGTTTTTTGACTATCGGCATTATAGCTACCCGAGGTATCGAGCACAAACCGCCGTTTCGTCTGTCAATGCTCAATGACTTTGTCAGTCTTACTGCTCAGTGATTTTGTCAGTACGACTGGTTTTGGTTGAATCAGTCTCGATCTCCAAGGGTGATCTGGAGCCGGCTTTCGATCCTTGGGCGAGGAGAGGGGTGTGCTGGAGACGGGTCCGTCTCCAGCACGCCCCTCTCCTCGCTTGCCCGCCTGAGCTTTTCTTCGCCTTGCTCGCAGGACTGCGGGTCTTAGGGGAGCAACCGTGCTGGCCAGCTCACGCCCCTTGTGCATGACCACGATGCGCCCGTCCAGCCGCTCCTGTACCTCTACGGTCGCCCTGGCGTATGTGCTCCGCTCGCTGTCAGGCTCGATCTGCAGGTCCTCTCCACCAAAGCTCACCGTGTTATCCGCGGCCACTGTCCGCTGGTATCGGAAGCACAGCACACTGT
This window encodes:
- a CDS encoding carbon-nitrogen hydrolase family protein, whose amino-acid sequence is MPQPDGNGTINLATCQFPVSDDIARNSRYVQDQIARARKSGAKVVHFSECALSGYAGVEYDSADKIDWALLEQEMPKVCKAAKKHKVWVALGSSHRLSPGNKPHNSVYVITPEGEIYDRYDKRFCTAGDLNHYTSGDHFVCFEVNGVKLGVLICYDVRFPELYREYKKIGVQVVLHSFYNARAEKKNIHTTIMRPTLQSHAGINAMYISAPNACGFYQSWPSVFITPDGVIAKSLRQHQAGVMMNKIDLAQKFYDASEPFRDKAMNHILNSGDLVDDARSRDRESA
- a CDS encoding MFS transporter; translated protein: MRLSDTLPRERRRFDGLIVASVLFVAAGVTIGNSQYTFGLFVGPIEETFGWQRTAINASISFMAIGSIASPFIGRAMDRYGAKVIMAACLFSAGTSFVLRPFMTELWHWYALSFMQFIGFTGAASLPAGRLIGLWYRKSPGRMLGATMMGNNFGGIVLPIVVGFALTHATWREAYVVVGVLTLAIGVLALMLVREPPIELHHGTDSPETGKARKTPSPIPGMPLSQAVRTFSFWGVSAGVTASAFTAAAVVPNIGAHLADSGFSSGLIPLSLSVLAAAGMCAKPLFGFLAERLTARRAFMTSLTGQMTFVALMALFHHPAGLWLSLVLFGLSMGAHSALVPLLVQQSFGVRHFGSVAGMVNLFTVVPFAGGPILAGAAFDLTSSYAPAFILFAGMYGLGILALTRVNQLKELEADGLRFKAG
- a CDS encoding GNAT family N-acetyltransferase: MDFDLRPVKADEMERWATARSRGFGQQLDRADFEVRRSIYDLSRTVGVFDGEEVVGTSYSSAWRINVPGGSLPVAGIVAVTVQPTHRRRGILTNMMSHQLADVHRRGEPIAALYASESIIYGRFGFGMSVMHESWSIERVHSALAMPARQSGRVRFVTVEEMRKTFPDIQARALKDRPGAILRPEWDWDRRVRWAAEPPPGFVSPFYAIYEASGAAQGYVSYMIDKGDLTVVELMSVTDEAHAALWSFVFGVDLVNVIRVQKRPVDDPLQWMLADPRSLRRTPHDGAMGAMWTRIVDVPAALSGRIYLREGRLVLEVHDPFCPWNNARFALEAGPDGAACSQTAEAADLTLSAADLGAAYLGGVTFSTLSHAGRIEGRTPGALRRADAMFAWDLQPWCPFSY
- a CDS encoding 3-hydroxyacyl-CoA dehydrogenase family protein is translated as MQAIHKRGEPLDASDIRRITVVGAGLMGHGIALEFALRGYQVTLNARTDESLTKAMEQVRKSLARMVSLGMATDDQSRKAAMSMDTHSNLALAVADADLVIESVVEDLAIKRHVFRQLDGLCPARTILASNSSAIMPSALAQATGRPEKVIDTHYINPPYLVPLVEVVRGPDTSDETADAVMSFLREIGKRPILIEREVPGFVASRLQAALLREALWLVQNGVASAADVDRAIKDSLGRRWAVAGVFEVLELAGWDLLAAIAANLFPHLADDKEVPDVLADKVDNDELGVKTGQGFYKWTPESAEALRQRIAYALTEI